A segment of the Streptomyces pactum genome:
CCGCGGGCCATCTTGCCGTGGTCGGCGAGCATGCGGCGGCGGTCCTCGTCGGGCAGCAGGTACCAGTCGTAGGAGCGCACGAACGGGTAGACGCTGATGTAGTCGCGCGGCGTCTCGTCGGCCAGGAAGGCCGGGATGTGCGCGCGGTTGAACTCGGCGGGGCGGTGCAGCGCCATGTTCGACCAGACCGGCTCCAGCGCGCGGCCGAGCTTCGTGCGGCGGAAGAGGTTGTACGCCTCCTGGAGCTGGTCGGCGGTCTCGGCGTGCCACCAGATCATGAGGTCGGCGTCGGCGCGCAGACCGGACACGTCGTAGGTGCCGCGGATCGTCACGTCCTTGGCGGCGAGCTGGTCGAACAGCTCCTGGACCTCGTCGGCGTAGCCCGCGCGGTCCTCGGGCAGCACGTCCTTGAGCTTGAAGACGGACCAGAGGGTGTAGCGGATGACCTCGTTGAGGTCCTTGGCCAGCTTGCCCTTGTTGGGGATCCGGTCGGCGGGGGTGGAGGCGTCGTCACTCATGGCCCTATTCTCCCGCTCCGCCGTGCAGGCTCTGCACCGGGTGGTCGGTGAGCTCCCGCACCCCGCGCAGGTCACCCTGGAGCTGGTCCACGGCCGCGTACGCGCTCGCGATGCTCGCCGGGACGCCCACGCCGTCGTAGGCGGCGCCGCACAGGGCCAGGCCCGGGAGCTTCGCGACGTGTTCGCGGACGCGGGCCACGCGCGCGTGGTGGCCGACGGGGTACTGGGGCAGGCCGTCCTGCCAGCGGGTGACGCGGGTGGCGACGGGCTCGGCGGTGAGCCCAGTGGCCTCCCCCAGATCGTGCCGGGAGACGGCGACGAGGCCCGCGTCGTCGCGGCCGAGGATCTCCGACTCGCCGTACCGTCCGACGGAGGTGCGCAGGACGACCAGGTCCGGGTCCTCGTCGGCGATCCAGCCCCACTTGCGGGAGGCGAAGGTGGCCGCCTTGATGGTGCGCCCGTCGACGGGCGGCACCAGGAAGCCGCTGCCCTCGGGGAGCGCGGCGGCGTCGCAGCGGCGGTAGGCGAGGGAGATCAGGGCCATGGAGGCGTACTCCACCCCGGCCAGCTCGGCCGCGGCGGCGGGAGCCTCGGCGCGCAGCAGCTCGGCGGCGGGGCGGGCGGGGACGGCGACGACCACCGCTCCCGCGTGCAGCTCCCGGTCGCCGGCGACGATCCGCCAGCCGTCCGGGGCGGTGCGGCGCAGCTCCGTGACCGGAGCGTCGGTGATGACCGTGCCGCCTCGCGCGCGCACCGACTCCGCGACCGCGGGCGGGAGGGTGCCGACGCCGCCCTCGATGCCCATGAACACCGGGCCGCTGGGCGGGGAGGTGGCCGTCCGGCCCTGGAGGGCACGCACCGCTTCGGTGAGCGAGGCGTGGGTGCGGGCGGCCTCGAAGAGCTGGGGAACGGCCGAGCGCAGGGAGATGCGGTAGGCGTCACCGGCGTAGACGCCGCCCAGCAGTGGTTCGACGAGGCGGTCGACGACCTCGCGGCCGAGGCGGGCCGCCACGTACTCCCCCACCGCCACGTCGTCGCCGACCTCGGTGCGGGGCAGTTCGGCGTCGCGTTCGATGCGGGCGAGGCCCTCCTCGGAGAGGACGCCGGTCAGGGCGGCGGCGGTGCCGGGGACGCCCATGACGTGGCCCTTGGGCATGGGGCGCAGGGCGCCGCGGGTCCACAGGGAAGCCGACGCGGTGGACGGCGGCTGGAGACGGTCGGCGAGACCGACCTCGCGGGCGAGGCCCACGGCCTCGGGGCGGCGGGCCAGCATCGACTCGGCGCCGAGGTCGACGCGTACTCCGGCGATCTCGCCGGCCAGCAGCTTGCCGCCGACGCGGTCGGAGGCCTCCAGCACGGTCACCCGTGCGCCGCGCTCCAGCAGCCGGTGGGCGGCGGCCAGTCCGGCGATTCCGGCTCCGATGACGACGACATGCCCCGTGTCCGCGGGAATCTCGCCCGCGGGGCTCTCACTTGCGCACATGCCCCCAGCGTCTCAGACCGCACCGACAGCGCCGCGGGGCCGGGCGGTCCCCGCGCGCCCGCCGTGTCCCGCGCTTCCGCGAGTCCGGACCGTGACCTCTTCGAAACCGTTCCGCGCCAACGTCCGCGCCCCTCCCCGCGTCGAAGGAGCGTCAGTCGTCACGACCCTCGGGGGTACCGCCATGCACGCACGGCCCGCAGCACCACGACCGGCAGCACGCCCGGCACTCCGTTCCGCGCCGCCCGCCCGCGCCCTGGCCGGTCTGCTGCTGGCCGCGGTCCTCGCCCTCACCGGCTGCACCGGGTCCGGCGCCGGCTCCGACTCGGCCGGCAGCGCGGCGAAGGAGGCCGCGCCCCCGGGGGAAGCGCGCGCGACCGCACGGGCCGAGGACGGGGCCGGTGCCGCGGGCGGCGACGCCGACGGCGCGAAGGCGACGGCGCCGCCGCGACTCGCCCCGACGCACATCATCCGCACCGCCTCCCTGACCGTGCGGGTCGAGGACGCCCCGAAGGCCCTCGAAGCGGCCCGGACCGCCACCGAGAACGCCGGCGGCTACGTCGGCGACGAGACCACCACCCGGGACGGGGAGGGCCACGAACGGACCGAGGTCGTCCTGCGCGTGCCCGTGGAGCGCTACGAGGAGGTGCTCGGCGAACTGGAGGGCGCCGGGAAGCTCCTCGAACGCAACGCCAAGGCCGAGGACGTCACCGACCAGGTCGTGGACGTGGAGAGCCGGGTCAAGTCGCAGCGCGCCAGCGTGGCCCGCGTGCGCGAGCTGATGGACCGGGCGACGCAACTGAGCGACGTGGTGACGCTTGAGGGCGAGCTGAGCACCCGTCAGGCGGAGCTGGAGGCGCTGCTCGCCCGGCAGGCGGCCCTGAAGGACCGCACGAGCCTGGCCACCATCACCCTCTCCCTGTCCGAGACGCCGCAGGAACGGGCGGAGAAGGACGACGCCCCCGGGTTCACGGACGCGCTGGCCGGCGGCTGGGACGCCTTCGTGACGATGCTGCGCTGGGTGGCGGTGGCGTTCGGCGCGGCGCTGCCGTTCGCCGCGGTGGCGGCGCTGCTGGTGCTGCTGTGGCTGCGGGTGGTGCGGCCCCGGCTGCCGCGCCGCCCGGCACCGGTGCCGGCTTCGCCCACGGCGGCCGCGTCCGCCACGTCGGCCCCGCTGCCGACGGCCCGCCCGGCGCCCGGGGCCGCGGGCCGCGAGGAGCCCGGCGGGCGGGACTGAAATGCCCCGCCCCCGTAGCGTGTTCGCATGAGCATGAGCGCTGCGAGCGGGACGAGCGGTACCGGCGGGACAGGCGGTACCAGCGGTACGGGCGGGAGCGGACGGGCCGGAGAGCGACTGGTCGTGGTCGGCGGTGATGCCGCGGGGATGTCCGCGGCATCACAGGCACGGCGGTTGAAGGGCCCGGACGAGCTGGAGATCGTGGCGTTCGAACGGGGCCACTTCAGCTCGTTCTCGGCGTGCGGCATCCCGTACTGGATCGGCGGTGACGTGACCGGCCGGGACCAGTTGATCGCCCGGACGCCCGAGGAGCACCGCGCGCGCGGCATCGATCTGCGGATGCGCACCGAGGTCACCGAGATCGACGTCGCCGCCGGCCGGGTACGCGCGCGCGACGTCGATTCGGGGGCTGAGTCCTGGACGTCGTACGACAAACTCGTGATCGGGACCGGCGCCCGTCCGGTCCGCCCGGAGCTGCCGGGCATCGACGCGCCCGGCGTGCACGGGGTGCAGACACTGGACGACGGGCAGGCTCTGCTCGACACGCTGGCCCGCACACGTGGCCGCCGCGCGGTGGTCGTCGGCGCCGGGTACATCGGCGTGGAGATGGCCGAGGCGCTCATCAACCGCGGCTACGAGGTGACGGTCGTCAACCGCGGCCGGGAGCCGATGTCCACCCTCGACCCCGACATGGGCCGCATGGTGCACGAGGCCCTGGAGTGTCTCGGCATCACCATGGTGAACGACGCCGAGGTCACCAAGGTGCTCACCGGCGACGACGGCCGGGTGCGCGCGGTGGCCACCGAGGACACCGAGTTCCCGGCGGACGTGGTGGTGCTCGGCATCGGCGTACGCCCCGAGACCGCGCTCGCCAAGGCCGCGGGGCTGCCGCTCGGCGCCTACGGCGGGCTGCTGACCGATATGGCCATGCGGGTGCGCGGACACGAGAACATCTGGGCGGGCGGCGACTGTGTGGAGGTGCTCGACCTGGTCTCCGGGCAGGAGCGGCACATCCCGCTCGGCACCCACGCCAACAAGCACGGGCAGGTCATCGGCACCAACGCGGGCGGCGGGTACGCCACCTTCCCGGGCGTGGTCGGCACGGCGGTCAGCAAGGTCTGCGACCTGGAGATCGCGCGTACCGGACTGCGCGAGAAGGACGCGCTGCGGGCGGGGCTGCGGTTCGTGACGGTGACCGTCGAGTCCACCAGTCGCGCCGGCTACTACCCGGGTGCCTCCCCCATGACGGTGAAGATGCTCGCCGAGCGGCGCACCGGACGGCTGCTCGGCGTCCAGATCGTCGGCCGCGAGGGCGCGGGCAAGCGGGTCGACATCGCCGCGGTCGCCCTCACGGCCGGTATGACGGTGGAGCGGATGACGGCCCTGGACCTGGGCTACGCGCCGCCCTTCTCACCGGTGTGGGACCCCGTGCTGGTGGCCGCGCGCAAGGCGGCGCGGGCGGTGGAGCGGCAGGCCTGAGCGGGCCCGCCGCGCCGCCCGCTACGCCGTCCCGTTGATCCGGTCGATGGCCTGCCGCGCCTGCTCGGCCGGGGGCCGCGACGGCAGGGACGACACCGGCGCCGGGGTCGTCACGCGTGCCGGGGCGGCCGCCGGCCCCGGGGCGCTCACCGCGGGCGGCTGCTCACCCGCCGGTTTGGCGTGCGCCGCGCCCCGCGCGGAGCGCAGCCGGTGGCTCACCGCCTCGTCCAGTGTCACCGGCCGCTGCGTCTGCGCGGCCAGCCGCCCGGCCTCCTGACCGAGCCGGGCGACGTCCTCCCACGGCAGACGAAGCACGAGGGCGACCTCGGCCTCGCCGTCGGGCAGGGCGTGTATCGCCGGAGCCGGTGTGACCCGTTCGTTCATCGCCTGTTCCTCACGTCGTCCCCGCGCCCCGCCTTCCCCGGGCCGCGGGCGGTTGACAGGACATACGCGGACTCGGACGCGGGCGTTCAAAGACGTACCGATTCACCGTCCGGCCGCCGGACTACGGCAAGTTGCCCGCGCCGAGCGTCCTGACGGCGATGTTCCTGCACGGCGGCCGGCTCCACCTGCTGGGCAACACGCTCTTCCCGTGGATCTCCGGCACAACGTCGAGGACCGGCTGGGCCGTGTGCGCCACCTGCTGTTCCACGGCGTCTGCGGCTACGCGGCGACCTACGGTTCCGCCCTCCTCGACGCCGGCTCGGGTGCCCCGCTGATCGGCGCGTCGGGCGCGATCGCCGGGGTCCTCGGCGCCTGTCCCGTGCTGTACCCGAAGGCCCGCGTCCGGCTCCTCGTCCCCTTCCCCGTCTTCCTGCCGCTGCGCCTGCCGGCCCGGATCGTGCCGGGCTTCTGGTTCGGGCTCCAGGCGGTCCACTCGTCCGGCGGGGCCGTCCCCGACGCGGGCACCGTGGCGTACGTGGCCCATGTGGTCGGCTTCGTCGTCGGCGTGCTGATCGCCCGGCCGCTGCGGCGCGGCACCCCGCCCCCGCCACAGCCGCGCGGGCCGCTGCTCGACAGGCGGGCCCGGCCAGGGTGGTGAACGGCCGTCGGCGGTGCCGCGGTCAGGCGCGGGAGGCCTCTGTCCGGGCCACGGGGGCCGGAGTCCAGCGGATGCGGGTGCTGCACAGCGAGACGGCGACCGCCGACGCGGCGACGGCGCCCATGCCCCACGCCAGGTCGCTCGCGCCCGCGATGAAGCCGATGAGCGGCGGGCCGGCCAGCAGACCGGTGGTTCCCATGGCGGCGACCAGGGTCAGCGCGTCCGAGCCCTGCCGGGCGGCGGCCGCGTAGACGCAGGGGGTCACGGCCGCGATGCCCAGGCCCATGCAGGCGAAGCCGGCGAGGGCCGGTGCGACGCCGCCGCTGACCAGGGCGGCGGCGAGGCCGGCACCGGCCACCGCGCTGCCCAGGAGCACGACCCGTCCGTCGCCCCAGCGGGCCCGCCAGCCGTCGGCGAAGAGCCGGGCGACGACCATCATCCCCGAGACGACGGCGATGCCCAGGGGGGCGAGTTCCGCTGACGCGTCGGCGACGTCCTTCAGGTAGAGGGCGGACCAGTCGTTCATGGCGCCTTCGGCGACCGTGCCGAAGACCATGGCGCAGCACATCCACAGGGTCAGGCTGGACGGGACGGTCCAGCGGCGGCGGCCCGGCTTCCGCGGGCGCTCCGACCGCTCGGCCGGAGCGGCGGAATCGGCGGAATCGGCCGGAGCGGCGGCATCCGCGGGAGCGGCGTCGTCGAGCAGTCCCGTCCGCGCGGACACGCCCAGTACCGCGAGGAGGGCGACGGCGACGGCGAAGTGCGCTGCGACCGACCCGGTCGCGGCGGTCATGCCGGAGGCGAGCAGGGCCGCGAGCAGCGATCCGGCGCTGAACGTCGCGTGCAGCTTCGCCATGGTGTTGCGCTCGTGACGGGTCTCCAGGGCCGCGCCCTGCGCGTTCATGGCCACGTTCAGGCAGCCCACGAGGACGCCGTCGGCGCACATCACCAGCAGGGCCACCGGGTAGTTCGGGGCCGCCGCCAGGGCGAGCAGCAGCAGGGCCAGGCCGAGCTGGGACAGCAGGGCGAGCCGCCGCGAGCCGAGGCGTCGCATCAGCCACGCCACCACCGGGAACGACACCGCGGCGCCGACCCCCGCGGCCATCAGGAGCACCCCCACCTCGGCCGCGGTCAGGCCCAGGTCGGCCTTGACGGCCGGGATGCGGGCGGCCCAGGTGGCGTACTGGAAGCCGAGGGACAGGAACAGCGCGGCGATCGCCACCTGGCCGCGCCGGAAGGGGTCGTGGAGACGGGACACGCGCATCAGCTCACTTCGCGCAGGGACGGGAACCGGGACGGGGACGGGACCGGCGGCGGGGGCGTGAGCGCGGACGGGGACGCCCGCCGGGTGCGGTCGGACGGCGGCACCGGTCTGGACATGTAGACGGCGTCCGCGCCGTAGGCGGCGGGCACGACCCCGGGGTGGGGTACGAAGCCGCGCGCCGACCAGAACCGCTCGGTGCCGCCGACGGCGACCAGGGAGATCCGCTCGTCCCCGCGGGTGCGGGCGGTGCCGGTGAGGTGGTGCAGGAGGTGCCGCGCCAGTCCTCTGCGGCGCAGGCCGGGCGCCACGACGACGTCGTGCAGATGGAGGTTGCCGGGCGGGAAGGCGGTCGCGGTCTCCTCCGTCCGCTCGAGCTCCGGGTACCGGTGGAACGGGTAGGGCAGGGCCAGCAGGTAGCCGGCCGT
Coding sequences within it:
- the hemQ gene encoding hydrogen peroxide-dependent heme synthase, whose protein sequence is MSDDASTPADRIPNKGKLAKDLNEVIRYTLWSVFKLKDVLPEDRAGYADEVQELFDQLAAKDVTIRGTYDVSGLRADADLMIWWHAETADQLQEAYNLFRRTKLGRALEPVWSNMALHRPAEFNRAHIPAFLADETPRDYISVYPFVRSYDWYLLPDEDRRRMLADHGKMARGYPDVRANTVASFSLGDYEWILAFEADELYRIVDLMRHLRASEARMHVREEVPFYTGRRKDLAELVAGLA
- a CDS encoding DUF4349 domain-containing protein translates to MHARPAAPRPAARPALRSAPPARALAGLLLAAVLALTGCTGSGAGSDSAGSAAKEAAPPGEARATARAEDGAGAAGGDADGAKATAPPRLAPTHIIRTASLTVRVEDAPKALEAARTATENAGGYVGDETTTRDGEGHERTEVVLRVPVERYEEVLGELEGAGKLLERNAKAEDVTDQVVDVESRVKSQRASVARVRELMDRATQLSDVVTLEGELSTRQAELEALLARQAALKDRTSLATITLSLSETPQERAEKDDAPGFTDALAGGWDAFVTMLRWVAVAFGAALPFAAVAALLVLLWLRVVRPRLPRRPAPVPASPTAAASATSAPLPTARPAPGAAGREEPGGRD
- a CDS encoding GNAT family N-acetyltransferase, coding for MDDTVRVRRIEDGDWDAVVALEREAYTGLGLSEGRAALQSRAAASPRTCFVLDVGPRTAGYLLALPYPFHRYPELERTEETATAFPPGNLHLHDVVVAPGLRRRGLARHLLHHLTGTARTRGDERISLVAVGGTERFWSARGFVPHPGVVPAAYGADAVYMSRPVPPSDRTRRASPSALTPPPPVPSPSRFPSLREVS
- the hemG gene encoding protoporphyrinogen oxidase, giving the protein MCASESPAGEIPADTGHVVVIGAGIAGLAAAHRLLERGARVTVLEASDRVGGKLLAGEIAGVRVDLGAESMLARRPEAVGLAREVGLADRLQPPSTASASLWTRGALRPMPKGHVMGVPGTAAALTGVLSEEGLARIERDAELPRTEVGDDVAVGEYVAARLGREVVDRLVEPLLGGVYAGDAYRISLRSAVPQLFEAARTHASLTEAVRALQGRTATSPPSGPVFMGIEGGVGTLPPAVAESVRARGGTVITDAPVTELRRTAPDGWRIVAGDRELHAGAVVVAVPARPAAELLRAEAPAAAAELAGVEYASMALISLAYRRCDAAALPEGSGFLVPPVDGRTIKAATFASRKWGWIADEDPDLVVLRTSVGRYGESEILGRDDAGLVAVSRHDLGEATGLTAEPVATRVTRWQDGLPQYPVGHHARVARVREHVAKLPGLALCGAAYDGVGVPASIASAYAAVDQLQGDLRGVRELTDHPVQSLHGGAGE
- a CDS encoding MFS transporter; translation: MRVSRLHDPFRRGQVAIAALFLSLGFQYATWAARIPAVKADLGLTAAEVGVLLMAAGVGAAVSFPVVAWLMRRLGSRRLALLSQLGLALLLLALAAAPNYPVALLVMCADGVLVGCLNVAMNAQGAALETRHERNTMAKLHATFSAGSLLAALLASGMTAATGSVAAHFAVAVALLAVLGVSARTGLLDDAAPADAAAPADSADSAAPAERSERPRKPGRRRWTVPSSLTLWMCCAMVFGTVAEGAMNDWSALYLKDVADASAELAPLGIAVVSGMMVVARLFADGWRARWGDGRVVLLGSAVAGAGLAAALVSGGVAPALAGFACMGLGIAAVTPCVYAAAARQGSDALTLVAAMGTTGLLAGPPLIGFIAGASDLAWGMGAVAASAVAVSLCSTRIRWTPAPVARTEASRA